One Candidatus Afararchaeum irisae genomic window, ACTGAGCTACGCGCCCTCCGTCTCAACTTATTCCGGTGCTCAAGTTATAGCTTTCGACCTGTCCTGGCTTTTCGCCCTAACTATTATTGTATTCAAGACTGTAGACACGTACTATGGAGCAAAACGTGGGGAAAGCCGACAGTATAGTACGTATAGTAATCGGTGCCGTCGCGGGAGTCGTCTCGTTGGCGATGCTCGGAGGAATGGTACAGAGCCTTCCGATGATACTCTCGCCGATACTCGGCATAGTCGCTATAATGATGCTCGGAACCGCGTTCACGAGGAGCTGCTGGCTCTACTCACTTCTCGGCGTCGACACGTGTGAAGTATAGAAGTCGGTAGACGAAGGACTTTAACCCGCGAAGACCGATTCGGATATAGATGGCTACACAGATACCGGGGAACGACGACCAGGGAGAGCTAGAGCGAACTCTGAGTCTCGGGGGTGCTCTGGCGATAGGAGTCGGGACGATGGTC contains:
- a CDS encoding DUF2892 domain-containing protein, with amino-acid sequence MEQNVGKADSIVRIVIGAVAGVVSLAMLGGMVQSLPMILSPILGIVAIMMLGTAFTRSCWLYSLLGVDTCEV